Proteins encoded together in one Amblyomma americanum isolate KBUSLIRL-KWMA chromosome 1, ASM5285725v1, whole genome shotgun sequence window:
- the LOC144107178 gene encoding tubulin beta-4 chain-like isoform X2, with protein MREIVHIQTGQCGNQIGAKFWEVISDEHGIDPSGAYHGDSDLQLERINVYYNEASGKYVPRAILVDLEPGAVDAVRSGPYGPLFRPDNFVFGQSGAGNNWAKGHYTEGAELVDSALDVVRKEAESCDCLQGFQLTHSLGGGTGSGMGTLLISKIREEYPDRIMNTYSVVPSPKVSDTVVEPYNATLSVHQLVENTDETYCIDNEALYDICFRTLKLTTPTYGDLNHLVSATMSGVTTCLRFPGQLNADLRKLAVNMVPFPRLHFFMTGFAPLTSRGCQQYRVLTVPELTQQMFDAKNMMAACDPRHGRYLTVAAVFRGRMSMREVDDQMLNIQNKDSSYFVEWIPNNVKTAVCDIPPRGLKMSATFIGNSTAIQELFKRISEQFTAMFRRKAFLHWYTGEGMDEFEFTEAESNLNELVSEYQQYQEATPEDEEEFEETQAEA; from the exons atgcgcgagatagtccacatccagacaggccagtgtggcaacCAGATTGGGGCGAAG ttttgggaggtgatttccgatgagcatggcatcgatccaagcggggcgtaccatggcgattcggacctccagttggagcgcatcaatgtctactacaatgaggcctccg gtaaatacgtgcctcgggccatcctggttgacttGGAGCCGGGAGCCGTggacgccgtccgctcgggacCGTATGGACCACTCTTCCGGCCGGATaactttgtgttcg GTCAGAGTGGCGCTGGCAACAattgggccaagggccactacaccgagggtgctgaactggtggactcggcgctcgacgttgtgcgcaaggaagcggaatcctgtgactgcctgcagggattccagctgacccactccctgggcggtggtactggatctggcatgggcacactgctcatctcgaagatccgtgaagagtaccccgatcgcatcatgaacacctacagtgtagtgccctctccaaag gtttcggacactgtcgtcgagccctacaatgctactttgtcagtgcatcagcttgtggagaacaccgacgagacctactgcatcgacaacgaagcactctacgacatctgcttccggacgcttaagctcacgactcccacctacggagaccttaaccacttggtttctgcaacgatgtctggtgtgaccacatgcctgag atttcctgggcagctgaatgctgatcttcgcaagctggccgttaacatggtgcccttccctcgcCTCCACTTCTTCATGACTGGCTTTGCTCCACTCACGTCTCGCGGCTGCCAGCAGTACCGGGTTCTGACTGTGCCAgagctgacgcaacagatgttcgatgccaaaaacatgatggctgcttgcgacccccgccacggtcgttacctgacagttgctgcagtcttcagaggccgaatgagcatgcgggaagtcgatgaccagatgctcaacatcCAGAACAAGGACTCGAGTTACTTCGTTGAATGGATCCCGAACAAcgtaaagacagctgtctgtgacataccgcctcgaggtctgaagatgtctgctactttcattgggaacagcacagccattcaagagcttttcaagcggatctccgagcagtttacag ctatgttccgccgcaaggcctttctgcactggtacaccggagagggcatggacgagttTGAGTTCACCGAGGCCGAGTCCAACTTGAACGAACTGGTGtcagaataccaacagtaccaggaggccacccctgaggacgaggaggaattcgaggagacccaggcagaggcctag
- the LOC144107178 gene encoding tubulin beta-4 chain-like isoform X1 — translation MREIVHIQTGQCGNQIGAKFWEVISDEHGIDPSGAYHGDSDLQLERINVYYNEASGGKYVPRAILVDLEPGAVDAVRSGPYGPLFRPDNFVFGQSGAGNNWAKGHYTEGAELVDSALDVVRKEAESCDCLQGFQLTHSLGGGTGSGMGTLLISKIREEYPDRIMNTYSVVPSPKVSDTVVEPYNATLSVHQLVENTDETYCIDNEALYDICFRTLKLTTPTYGDLNHLVSATMSGVTTCLRFPGQLNADLRKLAVNMVPFPRLHFFMTGFAPLTSRGCQQYRVLTVPELTQQMFDAKNMMAACDPRHGRYLTVAAVFRGRMSMREVDDQMLNIQNKDSSYFVEWIPNNVKTAVCDIPPRGLKMSATFIGNSTAIQELFKRISEQFTAMFRRKAFLHWYTGEGMDEFEFTEAESNLNELVSEYQQYQEATPEDEEEFEETQAEA, via the exons atgcgcgagatagtccacatccagacaggccagtgtggcaacCAGATTGGGGCGAAG ttttgggaggtgatttccgatgagcatggcatcgatccaagcggggcgtaccatggcgattcggacctccagttggagcgcatcaatgtctactacaatgaggcctccg gaggtaaatacgtgcctcgggccatcctggttgacttGGAGCCGGGAGCCGTggacgccgtccgctcgggacCGTATGGACCACTCTTCCGGCCGGATaactttgtgttcg GTCAGAGTGGCGCTGGCAACAattgggccaagggccactacaccgagggtgctgaactggtggactcggcgctcgacgttgtgcgcaaggaagcggaatcctgtgactgcctgcagggattccagctgacccactccctgggcggtggtactggatctggcatgggcacactgctcatctcgaagatccgtgaagagtaccccgatcgcatcatgaacacctacagtgtagtgccctctccaaag gtttcggacactgtcgtcgagccctacaatgctactttgtcagtgcatcagcttgtggagaacaccgacgagacctactgcatcgacaacgaagcactctacgacatctgcttccggacgcttaagctcacgactcccacctacggagaccttaaccacttggtttctgcaacgatgtctggtgtgaccacatgcctgag atttcctgggcagctgaatgctgatcttcgcaagctggccgttaacatggtgcccttccctcgcCTCCACTTCTTCATGACTGGCTTTGCTCCACTCACGTCTCGCGGCTGCCAGCAGTACCGGGTTCTGACTGTGCCAgagctgacgcaacagatgttcgatgccaaaaacatgatggctgcttgcgacccccgccacggtcgttacctgacagttgctgcagtcttcagaggccgaatgagcatgcgggaagtcgatgaccagatgctcaacatcCAGAACAAGGACTCGAGTTACTTCGTTGAATGGATCCCGAACAAcgtaaagacagctgtctgtgacataccgcctcgaggtctgaagatgtctgctactttcattgggaacagcacagccattcaagagcttttcaagcggatctccgagcagtttacag ctatgttccgccgcaaggcctttctgcactggtacaccggagagggcatggacgagttTGAGTTCACCGAGGCCGAGTCCAACTTGAACGAACTGGTGtcagaataccaacagtaccaggaggccacccctgaggacgaggaggaattcgaggagacccaggcagaggcctag
- the LOC144107188 gene encoding tubulin beta-1 chain-like isoform X3, producing MDHSSGRITLCSPAPSGQSGAGNNWAKGHYTEGAELVDSVLDVVRKEAESCDCLQGFQLTHSLGGGTGSGMGTLLISKIREEYPDRIMNTYSVVPSPKVSDTVVEPYNATLSVHQLVENTDETYCIDNEALYDICFRTLKLTTPTYGDLNHLVSATMSGVTTCLRFPGQLNADLRKLAVNMVPFPRLHFFMTGFAPLTSRGCQQYRALTVPELTQQMFDAKNMMAACEPRHGRYLTVAAVFRGRMSMREVDDQMLNIQNKDSSYFVEWIPNNVKTAVCDIPPRGLKMSATFIGNSTAIQELFKRISEQFTAMFRRKAFMHWYTGEGMDEFEFTEAESNLNELVSEYQQYQEATPEDEEEFEETQAEA from the exons CCCGCCCCTTCAGGTCAGAGTGGCGCTGGCAACAattgggccaagggccactacaccgagggtgctgaactggtggactcggtgctcgacgttgtgcgcaaggaagcggaatcctgtgactgcctgcagggattccagctgacccactccctgggcggtggtactggatctggcatgggcacactgctcatctcgaagatccgtgaagagtaccccgatcgcatcatgaacacctacagtgtagtgccctctccaaag GTTTCAGAcactgtcgtcgagccctacaatgctactttgtcagtgcatcagcttgtggagaacaccgacgagacctactgcatcgacaacgaagcactctacgacatctgcttccggacgcttaagctcaccactcccacctacggagaccttaaccacttggtttctgcaacgatgtctggtgtgaccacatgcctgag atttcctgggcagctgaatgctgatcttcgcaagctggccgttaacatggtgcccttccctcgcctccacttcttcatgactggctttgctccactcacgtctcgcggctgccagcagtaccgggctctgactgtgccagagctgacgcaacagatgttcgatgctaaaaacatgatggctgcttgcgaaccccgccacggtcgttacctgacagttgctgcagtcttcagaggccgaatgagcatgcgggaagtcgatgaccagatgctcaacatcCAGAACAAGGACTCGAGTTACTTCGTTGAATGGATCCCGAACAAcgtaaagacagctgtctgtgacataccgcctcgaggtctgaagatgtctgctactttcattgggaacagcacagccattcaagagcttttcaagcggatctccgagcagtttacag ctatgttccgccgcaaggcctttatgcactggtacaccggagagggcatggacgagttTGAGTTCACCGAGGCTGAGTCCAACTTGAACGAACTGGTGtcagaataccaacagtaccaggaggccacccctgaggacgaggaggaattcgaggagacccaggcagaggcctag